DNA from Desulfarculus baarsii DSM 2075:
GGTCATCGGCCCCGAGGAGCGGCATTATTTCCTGCCCCACGTGGAGCCAACCTTGGCCCCCGGATTCGCGGGCCAACGGACGGAAATCCCAGAGCTGATCGAAATGGCGCGCCGGGGCCTGTCCATCGCCAGCGTGGAGCGCTTTTTCGAGGGCCTTTGCCTGCAATTGACCCTGCCCAACCACCCCAAGCCTCATCTGCTGCCCATCGCCAGCGTGCGCCTGCACTTTTTTTATCACTCGGTCATGGCGCTCGAATGGGTGATTGGCGACGCGGCGACGGCGGAAGAAGATCAAACCGTGGGCCAGCGGGATGAGGCCAGCGAAAACATATCAAATGAGCCGGCGGAGTATCCGCCCGGTCAACCCTATTGGCGCGGCCTGCTGGCCGACGATGGGCCAGACGCCCTCAGCCTGGCCCAGGTCTTGGACATCAACGCCAAACTGCGCCAATGTTATTCCACCTACTCGTCCGACGGCGCGCGCGGCGGCCAGACCATGATCCGCCTGGTGGAGCGCGGCCGGATTTTGGGCGCGTTGCTGCACGGCGGCGTGGTCAATGAACACCGCATCACCGCCTGGTTCCGCGCGCTGCTGGAAAAAGCCCTAGGGCTCGACAACGACGCCCATGCCGAGAGCTGGCTCAATGAGAAGCTGGAGCTTTTGAGCGACGACCGGACGCGGGTGGTCAGTTCCGTGATTCCGGCCGGGGCCTATCCCCAGACGCCTTGGGGGCGCGAGCGTTTCGAGGAAATCTTGGCCCGCCTGAACACGGTGGACCCCTATGGCCAGGGCCATTTTTATGAGCCGCGCGTGGCCATGGAAGAACTGGGCCGCGGCCTTTACGAGCGTTTCCGCGCCAACGGCTCGCTGTTTGCCTGCACGCCGCACAGCCTGGTCTTTTTGGGCTTCGGCTGGTTTCCCACCGATATCATCCACAAGCGGCACATGGCCACCATGTATCGCCGCATGTTTTTGGTGGCGATGTTTTATCAGTCGATCCTGCACGCCCTGGCCCTGAGCCTCAACGAAGCTGGGCGGGGCAATGGGGTGGGGCCGATCCGCGAGCATGAATTCAAGGATCTGCGCGCCAGGATCATATATTTCACCAACCATCTGTGGTTCCGGCGGCTGAGCAGCCAGGTGCAGGGCGTGGAGCTGTTTGATCTGCTCTCGGCGCGGGCGGGCCTGGACCAGCAATATCAAGAGATTGCCGACGAGATCGAGCGGGCGGAGTCTTTCCACACGGCCGTGGCCAGGCAGCGCGACGAAAGCTTTCATCGCGCCGTGGCCTTTTGGGGCGCGCCGTTGGTTCTTTTCGTGGCCATGCTGGCCATCCCTGCGGACGGTTATTTTGATCTCTGGGGGTGGCTGGCAAGGCTTGGCCAAAACCATGTCGCCCCGTGGATGTGCGTTTCTGGCGATTTGCGCTGGCTGACGTTATTGCTTGGGCTGTTCTTTGCGGCGGCGTTGGCTTTGCTTCCGGGTTGGCTGCTATATTTGGCGATAAATAAATGGCGTGGCCGGCGTAAAAAACGCCGAAAATAGGCCCGCCTTTTCGCCAGCAACAATCAGGCGATAATGATAAAAGCCGTGGCAAAAACGCCACGGCTTATTTTTTTGCCCCGCGCCAATCCGCTTCCTCTAGCGGCATCCCTCAATAGCCACCAAATTCTTCTGGTCAGCCTATCGGCATGAGTTTCAATCCGCTTCCTCTAGCGGCATCCCTCAATAGGGAAATCAAATGAGCCACCCCACGCCGGCGATCGCTGGGTTTCAATCCGCTTCCTCTAGCGGCATCCCTCAATAGCCAAGACGCTGCTGTTGCCGCGCGCGCTGTGGTTTCAATCCGCTTCCTCTAGCGGCATCCCTCAATAGGAATCGTTCAAAGGCCAAGACGGCCAGTGGCAGTTTCAATCCGCTTCCTCTAGCGGCATCCCTCAATAGGGAGTCGCGTCTTGGAGGATACAGACGCCTGGACGTTTCAATCCGCTTCCTCTAGCGGCATCCCTCAATAGCGAGGAGAAAGAGAGGAAGTCGGAAAGCATCGGCTTGGTTTCAATCCGCTTCCTCTAGCGGCATCCCTCAATAGAAAAAATGGCAACGCCGGGGCCGTGGAGTCTAGGTTTCAATCCGCTTCCTCTAGCGGCATCCCTCAATAGGGTACCCCAGCCAACCGCCCGATTGCAATATTTATTTTTGGGGCTGTTTCCACATGGTTTGCCAAATTCGGCGCGCCAACAGGGCCGTTCCGCGCATTTTTTGGGCGTTTGCGCGCAAAACATAATGAATACGGCGCCATATCAATTCCACACGGTTAAAAAACACATAAAATGGCGAAATATATTGCAAACAAGCCAAATAGCCCCCGCGCCGACGGCTTGGCTCAGGGGCGCATCCTGGCCCAATCGTCGGCCGACACATAGTCGCAAAGCAGGTCGTGGGCCTGATCTATCCTTTTCAACGTTCGGAAGTCTTTCATGCTCATAACGCCCAGGTGCTGGTCGTTATTTTTGCTCTTTTGCGGGTCGGCCAGGGCGCGCAGGGCCGTGACCGCCGGGGAATTTTCAAAGCCGAAGCCATAGCCCAGCCAGCGAAGCCCCGCGTCCATGTAGGCGGTGAACTCCTCCACGAACGGCGCCATGTCCCGGGCCTCGATCGCCTGGCCCGCCGGGCAGTGCGCCGTGGCCCGAAACTGGCTGATCGTGGCCGCCAGCCGGCCATAGCCATGACCCTTGGCCCGGCCCATGGCGTGAAAGTATTTGGTCGGCTCTGAAAAATCGCCAAAATTCAGCGCCCATAACAGCGCGCCCAGCTCCGCGGCGTGCAGGTTGCGAAATCGAATGCGGCCCCGGAAGACATGGCCCGCGCCCAGGAAGCGCAGCTTGGTCTTTTGCTTCTCTTTGGCGTCGGCGGGCGGCTTGGGCAATTGCTGCCCCAAGCAGCGAACTGGATAGCGTTTGCGGCCGGCCAGGATGGCCATTTCGTCGTTGTAGTCCGCCGATGAGCCGGGGTCTTGGCCGTTTCTCAGATAAAATGGCCAGAACGAGGCCTTTGGGCCCATCATGACAGTGGTGCTAACAGGCATCAGATAGGGGTTCCGGCCCTCCGCAAGCGTGGCGAACTCAAAGGCCACCCGCCCCTTGAGGGCCAGGCGGTCGGGCCCGTCGGCGGCCTTTTTGCGCTCCGAGGGCAGGGAGCCCTCCACGTCGCCGAAGATGGCCCGCGCGAAGTCCAGCTCCCGCCCCAGTTCGGGGATGGAGTACTTTTCGCCATCCCGGCCCAGGGTGCGCTGGGCCAGTTGGCCCACGGAAAACTCGTAGGGGATCTTGATGACCCGGGAAAAGCCCATGTGGAAGCCATCGTCCTCGGTGCGCCCGTCCACCGGCGGCTGGCCGCAATAATAAACCGGGATGCCGGGGAAGTCATAACCCTGCTGGGGGGCTTCCGTCTTGCCGCCCGCATTCAGGGGGTTGGGATAGCCCATGCCCTTCAGCCATGTCTTCCAGTTGCCTTCCGGCTCCATGGCGCTTTTGGTCATCTTGGAATGCAGAAACGCGAACCGCTCCATGTAGTCTGGCGGCAGCGCTTTGAACTCGCCCGGCTCGTGAAAAATGGCCTCGAATTTTTGATCACCCTTTTTGGGCGTTGGATCAGCCTTTTTTTTGGTGTCAGCGCAGACGATTACGCCGGTATTTTTTTTGTCCACGACAGCATCGAAAAGCGCGGAAACAATATTCACGCCAGAGCCATGTTTTGCTTTGTGCTCATAGGAAATGACATGCGGCCCGAAGCCGGCCTTGGCGATAATATCCCTTTTCTTTTTAGCTTCGTTGATCCCAGGTTCACGTTTAACTTTTTTGTCAATCGCCTCAAGCAGCAGGTCGATTGGCAACATGGCGAACCCGCGCTCGCCCTTGGCGGCGGCCAATTGCCACTGGCCAGATTTTTGATCATAACGCAGCCAGCCGGCTTTCAAATCATTGGGCTTTACGTGCTGGCGATAGTGTTCTTGATCGTTGAAATCTCGATAGCCGAAGCGATGATGATCGTTGATTCGCCCCAGATGGGAAAAGGTGGCGATCTCCACCACCGCGCGGATCATGCCCTTTAGGCTGGGGCCGGGCAGGGCGTAACGCTGGCCCGGCAGGCAAAACGGCGAGTCGACGGAATCATCCTTGTCCTGGCCTGGCGCGCCCACGCAGATGGGGGTTTCGTTTCGCCATTCCACGGTCATGCCGCCCGACCAGCAGCCGGGCAAGGGGCGGGCGTGGCTGATCTGATCCAGGCGCAGGGGGGCGGGGATCACCCTGGAGTTTAGCGGAACAAAACGATAACTAGCCTTGGGGGCGGTGGACGTTTTAGGCTCGGTCATCTCGGGCGATCTCCTCCACCTGAAACCAGCCAAAGCCCTGGTTGGTTCCATGTCCCAGCATGAGCAGCGGATCGTCAACGGTCAGCTCGTGGATAAGAGCGCGAAACGCTTTTTCATCGGTTTCCGCGCCGGCTCCGAAGACCTGGGCTTGATTGGTCGCCGCATCGGTATGCCGCCGGCTTTCCAACACTAGCCTCACTTTGTATTTCACGCCCACGCGGGCGTTGGTGAAAAACAGCGCGCCATCAATGGGCCCGGCGGTGAAGCGGTCCAGGGCCACGCGGGGCACGACGCAGGTTTGGCCCGCGTCCTCGATCTCCAGGCTGGCCAGGCGCACCAGGCCCCGCCAGCCGGTGACGCCAAATAGCCGCTCGCTGGTGCTCAGCTCGACCGGGCTTTGCCTTGGTTTCAGAATCCGCTCGGGGTCATCGCCGTCCGACTCGTCTGCCAACTGGCTCAGCCAGGCCAAGCGCGCCCGCAACGCGCCCATCAGGCTCGAGGCCAGCAAATCCGGCTGGTTATCTTGGCGCAGCAAGGGCTGAAGCTGGTTGGCCGCGCCTTTTTGAGCGGCGGCGTCGGCCCCGGTCGGGTCTAGAACCAGGAACGGGCCCTCGCACGCCAAACGAAGGCTGATGCGCACGGCCGGGCTGGCCGAGGCGTCGGCGGGCAGGCAGACGGCTGTTTTCGCGCCGACGGTTGGCAGGCAGCGCAGCGCGTCAAAGCCGACCACCCGGGCCTGGAGCGAATCGGGCACAAGCCTGATCCGGCCGTTGCCCAAGGTGTAGCCCTTGCCCAGGGCGACGCCCTGGTGGCGGCCCAGCAGGGCCAAGGCCGGCAGCAATTTTTGTTGGCACTCCTCCCAGGCGCCGCGAAAAACCGCCCTGAACCGAAAACGAACCCCTTGCGGAACCATTTCTTGAAAAAACAGATACTTGTCGGCAGCGACGCCGGCGTCATGATCCACCCGGATGCGGGTCTGGATGTAGCTGAGCGCCTCATGGCGGTAATAGGGCAGGGGCGTGCGCTCGGGCGGGAAGTATTGCTCCAAGCCGTCCATATTGGCCAGGCGCAAGAGCACCTTGGCCATGGCGCCGACATCCTCGCTCTCCCGCGCTTCGCCAAAAAGGTGTTTGATATCAAGTTGATCCCAGCCAACGGCCCGGCAGGCGGCCCGCAAGCAGCCCTTGATCGCCGTGGCCGACAGGCAGGGCCGGTTTTCATGATCGCGGACAATGGTGGCCACCAGGGCGCCACGCCCCCGGTCATCGGCCGCCAGATGGCTGAGTTTCCGTGAGTCGTTCTCAAAGAGCTGGGCCAAAGGCGTGAAGTCGCCGGTTCCGACGTGCAGGGGGGACAAGGCCTCCAATTGGCCGCACAGGATGACCTGATCAAGCATGGCCGCCAACCTTGCGCAGGCGGAGCACATCCTCCCAGTCCGCGATGATCTCGCCATAGCCGTTCTCGGGCAGATAGGGGCAGGCGCGCCACGGCTCAGGGACGTTCCAGGTCTCGGCCTGGTAGACCGGTAGGCCATGGCGTATCAGGTGCGCGAAAAGGGCCCGCTGTTGGGCCGGATCGCCGTCGGCGAAGGCGATTAGGAACACCGAGCCGGGCTGGGTGAGGATGTAGGGCAGGTATCGGCCCGGCGAAGACGGGTAGCGCATGGCCCGGTAGCCGCCATCCCAGGCCTGGGCCGCGAAGAAATCAAACCGCGCCTCGTCGAGCTTCCCGGCCTTTGGCCAAAGCGTCAGCAGGTCGCGCCAATATTGCAGATATAGCGCTCTGGCCTCTGGTGATTGGTCCGACCGGCATTTTTCGGGGCTGAACAGGGCGGCCGGCGTCTGGAGGACGACCCGCCAGGTTTTGCCATCGGGGCCACCGGGCCTGGCCTGACGCTCGGCGCTGGCCTCCGGCCGCCAAGTGACCGTGGCCCGCGCGCCGGTCTTGCCGACGAAATCCAGGCCGGAGCAAAGCGTGGCCAGAATGGTGTTGACCACCGTGCTGTTTTGTTCATCTTCCGGGGCAAACAGCGCCGTGAAGCGCAGAACCTTTTCCTCGGGCTTGACCAGACGATACGAGAAAAGCTGGCTCTCCGCGGCCATCTCGGCGCCGGGAGCCATGGCCGTGCGGGTGCGCACGTGATAGTCAGAGCCGTCGCCGTCATGTTTCCAGTCGACGGCGAACCACACCTCTTCGCTCAGCCCGTCAAAGTCGTTGGCGTGGTCAAACAGATCGCCTTCCTGGCCGGCCTTGTCGCGATAGCGGGTCAGGGGCGGCTCAAAGCGCGGGCGGTCGCCCGTGGGGCCCAAGGGCACGGCGTGGCTGAGGCGCATGCGTTGCAAAGCGCCTTGCCAGCCGCTCTCGCCGGCCAGCTCCAACATGCGGGCCAGACAGCCTTTGATCACCCCACCGGGCACGATCTCTCGCCCCTGATAGATGTTCAAGGCCACCAACTCGGCGTCGACCAAATATGGGTCTTTGAAGCGCAGATCAAAGACGACGGGCCCGGCGGCGCTGGGCGGCGTCGCGGCCGGAGTTGGTTGGGAATTCACGAGCTCCAGCGTGGCGGCTTTGGTCAAGGCCTCCGCGTAGTCACCACAAGCGGTTTCGGCCAAAAAACCAAAGCCGGCCGACTTCACGCCGCCCAGGGCGCGGATGAACCCCAAGGCGGTTTCCGTGGCCTGCCTGAAAACCTTGGCCTCCGCGTCGTCGCCATAAAAAGTCATCGCGCCGCGAAAGTCCACCGGCGCGCCCAGGGCGAAGGGTTGCTCCAGCACCTGCAAGGCGCCGGTTTCCACGCTGCCGCTCTGGTGGTTTATTTGGATGCGGGTGAGAAAGCCGGGACGGGCGGGTTCGTCCGCGCCGCAGACCAAATCGTCAACGCGCGCAAGGCCCCGCTGGGGCGCGAAGCGGTCGGCCGATGGCTCCGGCTTGGCTGGCTCGTCTTGGCCATTTTTGCTCCGCGGCCAGGGGTTGGCGCTGGCGGAGCCAAACCACTCACACACCTTTTTTTCGTCGAACAAGGGCGGCGGGTCTTGCGCGGCGCGGGGCTGGGCTTGCATGCGACCGGCCATTTCCAGCAGCGTATGGCGCAACACGCCCCGGAGCAATGCGCCGGGAATGATCAATTTGCCCGCGTGGTCGCGGGCCAGGTGGGTGTCGACGCCCAGGAAGGCGACGTTCAGGCCCTGGCTGGCGAAGGGGCTTTCCAGGCGCAGGCAAATCCGATATTCGTGGCGCTGTTTAGCCAATGCCGGCCTCCCCGGCCGCGTCGGCCTTGGGGGCCGGTTCGACATATTCCCAAAGCTGCGTCAGGTTGATCAGGGGCATCAGGGGATGAGCGTCGGCATAGCCCAGGTGGGGATGACAAAGACCGCGCAGGGCGGGGCAGCCGTAGCGCGCCATTTCTTCATCGGCCTTGTCGAGCCATGCCGTGCGGGCCGTTTGGCTGGCGTCGCCGGCGGTTAGCAAGCCCTGGGCGATCCCGTCATCGAGCAGCCGCAGCAGCCGGCCGTAGGGCATGCCCTTGCCCTTGCCCATGCCTTTCAGCTCTTTTATGGCCTTGACCAGATCGGCGAAGCCATCGACGGGGCCGCTGGCCGTTTGGCAGGGGCCAAAGCCGAGGGTAAGGGCGGCGGGCTCGGATCGCCCATAGAGGCCTTGGCGATGGCCAGTCATGTCGACCGGCGGGTCGATGCCCAAGAGTACTTGATATTGCAGCACGTTTTTCTGCTGGGCCGGGTCGTCGGGGTTGACTTTTTTGGCGTGGTCGGCCAAGCCCTTGGCCAGGCGGCGCACCTCGCGGATCGGCGTCTTGCAATGGCAAAAGACCACGCCGATGCCGTAGGTGAGCTGAATCGACTCGCCGTTGCCATCTGGCAAGCGCCACTGCTCGCCGCCGAGCATTTGCTCCAAACACAGCAACAGCCCCACGGCCTCCCAGGCGGGCAAGACCATCCATGATTCATCGCCGCCCCAGCCCAGGGTCTCGAAGGGCACGATGGATTCGGTTTTTTCCGAAATATTGGTGGGATAGACGCTGGCCCCCATGTATTCCACGATGCCGGACAGCAGGCTTTTTCGGGCCGCCAGCACGGGGCCGCTGAAGGCCTCCACGCCCAGCTTGGCCCTGATCTTGCCGAACTTGTTGCCGTCCATGTAGAGCAGGGCCATTTTGTTGGCGATCTTTTTGGGCAGCCCCGGCGGGGGGTTGGCCACGATCTCGGCGAAGCTGTTGGCAAAACGAGCATTGTTTTCGCCAACAAGCGCCTTTGCCGCCTCTCCCAGCTCCCGTTCATAAAGCTTTTGCCGCAAATCCCTGCCCGATCTGAAGCGGGCGCGAACCGAGGCCGAGACCAGAAAGACATCCCCCTCGGGCTCGCCGGGCGAGCGCTTGGTCACCTCGCAGGCGGCGGGGCGCTTGAGATCCCACTGGCAAGGCCGGCCCGTGCTTGACGCGCTGGCCGGGGGCAGGGGGTCCACGGTCAGCTTTTGGAATTGCTGGCGGCGGATGCGGTTGTTCAGCCGGGCCAGGGCGGCCGGCTGGTCGCGGTCGTCGTCGGGGACCATGGCGACGTCGTGGGACACGGTGAGGTAGACGGGTATGTCATTCAGCGGCTCGCCGGGGTGTTGCAGATAGGCGGCGACATCGCCCTGGAGCGTGGCCACGAAATCGTCGAGGGGCGCCGCGTCGTCGGTGGTGATCAGGGCCAGGCCCTCGGACGCGCCGGTGTAGAGCTGTTCAAGGTTGTAGCGCTTTTGCGCGGCCAAGTGCTGGAAAAGCAACCCCGGCAGCTCCAGCAGGGCCCGGCTGCCGCCCCGCAGGGTGCTCAAGTCGTCGGTGTCGTCGATGGTGTTTTGGAAATTTTGGCCCTCGATGCGCAGCCAAAGCCGAGCCATGGCCCCCCCTTGTTGGCGTCGAAAGACTTGAGCGGGGCCGAGGCCCCGACCAAGAGCCGGCCGCTGGCGGTCCGGGCGATGATCGGGCGTGGCTGGCCGCGGGCGCGTCGCCCGGCCAAAGGCCGGACAAGACTAGACGTTAGCATGCGCTGCAAGGCCAGGCTGGCGCAAGCAAAAAGTCAATCCGCTTCCTCTAGCGGCATCCCTCAATAGTAAATCCTAGAGGTGCGAGCAGAGACGCCTTGCTTTGGTTTCAATCCGCTTCCTCTAGCGGCATCCCTCAATAGTTAACTCCTTGTTTCCTTCAGGAAATTTCCCGAGTTTCAATCCGCTTCCTCTAGCGGCATCCCTCAATAGACAGCAACAAGCCCTATGTGCAGTTCTACGTGAGTTTCAATCCGCTTCCTCTAGCGGCATCCCTCAATAGTGTGGGGTGGAAAATCCTCACAACGTCTTGATTGGGGTTTCAATCCGCTTCCTCTAGCGGCATCCCTCAATAGAGAGGTGATGGAGTCGGGCGGTGTTAAGCTCCCACGTTTCAATCCGCTTCCTCTAGCGGCATCCCTCAATAGGGAAGAAAAGAGAGGAAAAGACAATGAAAATAATGTTTCAATCCGCTTCCTCTAGCAGCATCCCTCAATAGGGTACCCTGGCCAACCGCCCGATTGCAATATTTATTTTTGGGGCTGTTTCCACACGGACATGCCATTATCGGTCGTCAGCCTGGCAAAAACCTTGCCATTTCGGGCCATGATCAATATAATCATTTGATTAAATTTGACAAACATCGTTTCCACATGGTTGATATGCGCCTTTATGCCAAGATAATCGCCAAAAGTAGCCTGATGCTGGCCTGGGAAAAGGTGCTGGCCAACAAGGGCGCCCCCGGCGGAGACCGCCAAACGCTGGATGATTTTGCCGAAAGCCTGGAGCGCAACCTGGAAGGTCTGCACGCCGCCCTGCGTTCGGCCAGCTATCGCCCCGGCCCCATCAGGAACGTGAGCATTCCCAAACGCGATGGCTCGCCACGCAGGCTTTCCATCCCCTCGGTGGCCGATCGGGTGGTGCAAACCGCCCTGTGCCAGGGGCTGACGCCCATCCTGGAGCCGGAGATGGAAGACGCCAGCTTCGCCTATCGGCCGGGGCGCTCGGTGCAAATGGCCGTGGAGCGCGTCGGCCGTTATTTCCGCCAGGGCTATCACTGGGTGGTGGACGGCGACATCGACGATTATTTTGACTCCATCCCCCACCACGGGCTCATGGCGGTTTTGCGCCGCTACGTG
Protein-coding regions in this window:
- a CDS encoding TIGR03986 family type III CRISPR-associated RAMP protein, whose product is MTEPKTSTAPKASYRFVPLNSRVIPAPLRLDQISHARPLPGCWSGGMTVEWRNETPICVGAPGQDKDDSVDSPFCLPGQRYALPGPSLKGMIRAVVEIATFSHLGRINDHHRFGYRDFNDQEHYRQHVKPNDLKAGWLRYDQKSGQWQLAAAKGERGFAMLPIDLLLEAIDKKVKREPGINEAKKKRDIIAKAGFGPHVISYEHKAKHGSGVNIVSALFDAVVDKKNTGVIVCADTKKKADPTPKKGDQKFEAIFHEPGEFKALPPDYMERFAFLHSKMTKSAMEPEGNWKTWLKGMGYPNPLNAGGKTEAPQQGYDFPGIPVYYCGQPPVDGRTEDDGFHMGFSRVIKIPYEFSVGQLAQRTLGRDGEKYSIPELGRELDFARAIFGDVEGSLPSERKKAADGPDRLALKGRVAFEFATLAEGRNPYLMPVSTTVMMGPKASFWPFYLRNGQDPGSSADYNDEMAILAGRKRYPVRCLGQQLPKPPADAKEKQKTKLRFLGAGHVFRGRIRFRNLHAAELGALLWALNFGDFSEPTKYFHAMGRAKGHGYGRLAATISQFRATAHCPAGQAIEARDMAPFVEEFTAYMDAGLRWLGYGFGFENSPAVTALRALADPQKSKNNDQHLGVMSMKDFRTLKRIDQAHDLLCDYVSADDWARMRP
- a CDS encoding RAMP superfamily CRISPR-associated protein encodes the protein MLDQVILCGQLEALSPLHVGTGDFTPLAQLFENDSRKLSHLAADDRGRGALVATIVRDHENRPCLSATAIKGCLRAACRAVGWDQLDIKHLFGEARESEDVGAMAKVLLRLANMDGLEQYFPPERTPLPYYRHEALSYIQTRIRVDHDAGVAADKYLFFQEMVPQGVRFRFRAVFRGAWEECQQKLLPALALLGRHQGVALGKGYTLGNGRIRLVPDSLQARVVGFDALRCLPTVGAKTAVCLPADASASPAVRISLRLACEGPFLVLDPTGADAAAQKGAANQLQPLLRQDNQPDLLASSLMGALRARLAWLSQLADESDGDDPERILKPRQSPVELSTSERLFGVTGWRGLVRLASLEIEDAGQTCVVPRVALDRFTAGPIDGALFFTNARVGVKYKVRLVLESRRHTDAATNQAQVFGAGAETDEKAFRALIHELTVDDPLLMLGHGTNQGFGWFQVEEIARDDRA
- a CDS encoding RAMP superfamily CRISPR-associated protein; the encoded protein is MAKQRHEYRICLRLESPFASQGLNVAFLGVDTHLARDHAGKLIIPGALLRGVLRHTLLEMAGRMQAQPRAAQDPPPLFDEKKVCEWFGSASANPWPRSKNGQDEPAKPEPSADRFAPQRGLARVDDLVCGADEPARPGFLTRIQINHQSGSVETGALQVLEQPFALGAPVDFRGAMTFYGDDAEAKVFRQATETALGFIRALGGVKSAGFGFLAETACGDYAEALTKAATLELVNSQPTPAATPPSAAGPVVFDLRFKDPYLVDAELVALNIYQGREIVPGGVIKGCLARMLELAGESGWQGALQRMRLSHAVPLGPTGDRPRFEPPLTRYRDKAGQEGDLFDHANDFDGLSEEVWFAVDWKHDGDGSDYHVRTRTAMAPGAEMAAESQLFSYRLVKPEEKVLRFTALFAPEDEQNSTVVNTILATLCSGLDFVGKTGARATVTWRPEASAERQARPGGPDGKTWRVVLQTPAALFSPEKCRSDQSPEARALYLQYWRDLLTLWPKAGKLDEARFDFFAAQAWDGGYRAMRYPSSPGRYLPYILTQPGSVFLIAFADGDPAQQRALFAHLIRHGLPVYQAETWNVPEPWRACPYLPENGYGEIIADWEDVLRLRKVGGHA